In one Halictus rubicundus isolate RS-2024b chromosome 14, iyHalRubi1_principal, whole genome shotgun sequence genomic region, the following are encoded:
- the Cad96cb gene encoding protocadherin Fat 4-like Cad96Ca isoform X3 translates to MYVVMFEIVDASVDAGTGEGCPWIAMRHNVLRILPILCCTLHFYSGQLIRDARCFLENGATAAHLFVNEDLPVGDTVGVLGVLGDPSPQGDVELRLQEVDSPVAFAAYSKNLSLVRPLDKEGIDGPASVYVNVICERKHTLDPGFVIPVNIRVTDANDNAPQFVNAPYVLNISEVTVVGTRVLQGVRALDADQPGPFSTVQYAVLPGPHSDYFVFVNALEGTLVLRKPLDYESLSNFSVDIRAQDQGNPPKSSTTTLHVNVIDADDQNPSFQSDQYKIVIPRQIKARRVLKVDPAPIKAVDQDAGINAPVKYTIQGGILPFLTLNPETAEVAITRLLYEHELLSPATIVVKATQVDNTDKYALSTIVVSRENDWSVEPTAGGRLPIKFIRRDHHTSIPENTPPGSVLLTTGVNKVDSNLRFWLVGAIEDLERFSITNSGELILKGTLDYERRIHHSFLVRVTDGHHNDTARVNVSVEDVNEWEPRFRHPRYEFHAATLKEGSIVGKLEAADGDRDDKVSLSLRGPDARSFEIRDSGELILRSATTINGSLARLVAVASDSGRPPRSSMIPVIVHIPNTGSLPIAARAAPAWLGSSVLLVAVFGAVLGLLGVIILVLILYIYKHKRPKTSGSVSSVGTVYREKSPVPSALSPTPQVLGANMLQDPLEAPPRGNRREIAHSIEENDEDEDGRGDRDDEEHVDQETVDDADNDETREISNDGNDVENPVFGANNSYNATIKSLSSARQVPLYARHKVAPAPNPPGLSATSNIPNIGGLVQNMNDLSAKSNLNAASRESSNYSGDLPDSLMPAWPVCSVSQRVKKLSWDDDDRTVDSVEVAAETRSRNSQAGNERLNLTVYF, encoded by the exons ATGTATGTAgtaatgtttgaaattgtagaTGCATCGGTGGATGCTGGGACCGGTGAAGGATGTCCTTGGATCGCCATGAGACACAACGTTCTCAGGATCCTGCCAATTCTGTGCTGCACGCTGCACTTCTACAGTGGACAAT TGATCCGTGACGCGCGATGTTTCCTGGAGAACGGTGCCACCGCCGCGCACCTCTTCGTCAACGAAGATCTACCGGTCGGTGACACCGTAGGTGTCCTGGGTGTGTTGGGGGACCCTTCGCCTCAAGGAGACGTCGAACTTAGGCTCCAGGAGGTCGACAGTCCTGTCGCTTTCGCGGCATACTCGAAAAACCTGTCATTGGTCAGACCACTGGATAAAGAGGGCATCGACGGACCTGCCAGCGTCTACGTCAACGTCATTTGCGAGAGGAAACACACTTTGGATCCG GGATTCGTGATACCAGTCAATATTCGCGTGACCGACGCGAACGACAATGCTCCGCAATTCGTTAACGCGCCTTACGTTCTTAACATCTCGGAG GTCACTGTGGTCGGCACGAGGGTTCTGCAAGGAGTACGAGCCCTGGATGCCGATCAACCGGGACCATTTTCAACGGTGCAATACGCTGTCCTGCCCGGACCGCATTCG GACTACTTCGTGTTCGTGAACGCTTTGGAGGGAACCCTGGTTCTCAGGAAGCCGTTGGATTACGAAAGTCTGTCTAATTTTTCCGTCGATATTCGCGCACAG GATCAAGGGAATCCACCGAAATCATCTACCACAACGCTCCACGTGAACGTCATCGACGCGGACGACCAGAATCCCTCGTTTCAAAGCGATCAGTACAAAATTGTGATCCCTCGACAGATCAAAGCG AGAAGAGTGCTGAAAGTAGATCCAGCTCCGATAAAAGCTGTGGATCAAGATGCGGGGATCAACGCGCCGGTGAAATACACGATCCAAGGCGGAATTCTGCCATTCCTCACTCTAAATCCTGAAACTGCCGAGGTTGCTATCACGCGGCTACTGTACGAGCATGAACTGCTGTCTCCGGCGACGATCGTTGTGAAG GCCACGCAGGTAGACAATACGGACAAGTATGCGCTTTCAACGATAGTGGTATCGCGGGAAAACGATTGGAGCGTGGAACCCACCGCCG GTGGAAGATTGCCTATCAAGTTCATCAGACGGGATCATCACACGAGCATCCCCGAAAACACGCCACCCGGAAGCGTTTTATTAACGACAGGGGTGAACAAAGTGGATTCC AACTTGAGATTCTGGTTGGTTGGAGCGATCGAGGATCTAGAAAGGTTCTCCATCACGAACTCCGGTGAACTGATCTTGAAAGGAACTTTGGACTACGAGAGAAGGATTCATCACAGTTTCCTGGTTCGCGTCACGGACGGTCATCAC AACGACACGGCGCGAGTGAACGTCTCTGTCGAGGACGTAAACGAATGGGAGCCACGGTTTCGACATCCCAGATACGAATTTCACGCAGCAACCTTGAAAGAGGGATCCATTGTCG GGAAGCTGGAAGCCGCCGATGGCGACAGAGACGACAAAGTCAGTTTGTCGCTTCGAGGTCCTGACGCGAG GTCGTTCGAGATTCGGGATAGCGGAGAGCTGATCCTACGATCAGCAACAACGATCAACGGTTCCCTAGCCCGATTGGTAGCCGTGGCTTCCGATTCGGGTCGTCCTCCTAG ATCTAGCATGATCCCGGTGATCGTTCACATACCAAACACTGGATCACTGCCCATCGCTGCGAGAGCTGCGCCAGCCTGGTTGGGCAGCAGCGTTCTCCTGGTTGCAGTGTTTGGCGCTGTTTTGGGTCTTCTGGGAGTGATCATACTCGTTCTAATTTTGTACATATATAAACA TAAGAGGCCAAAGACTAGCGGATCCGTGAGCTCCGTGGGCACCGTGTACAGAGAAAAGTCGCCTGTACCCTCCGCGCTGAGTCCGACCCCCCAGGTACTCGGTGCAAACATGCTCCAAGACCCCCTCGAAGCTCCACCAAGAGGAAATCGTCGCGAGATTGCTCACAGTATCGAGGAgaacgacgaggacgaggatggAAGAGGCGATCGCGACGACGAGGAACACGTCGACCAGGAAACCGTCGACGACGCCGACAACGACGAAACGAGGGAGATCAGCAACGACGGTAACGACGTCGAGAATCCTGTCTTCGGCGCGAACAACTCCTACAACGCCACGATTAAAA GTTTATCGTCGGCCAGACAAGTGCCTCTGTACGCGAGGCACAAAGTGGCACCAGCCCCGAATCCACCCGGTTTATCCGCAACGTCGAACATCCCTAACATCGGCGGTCTAGTGCAAAACATGAACGACCTAAGCGCCAAGTCGAACTTGAACGCAGCTTCTCGCGAATCTTCCAATTATTCCGGAGATCTTCCGGACTCGTTGATGCCAGCCTGGCCCGTTTGCTCCGTCTCCCAGAGGGTTAAAAAACTGTCGTGGGACGACGACGACAGG ACGGTGGACAGCGTGGAAGTTGCGGCTGAAACGAGGTCCAGGAACAGCCAAGCGGGGAACGAACGGCTCAATCTCACCGTGTATTTCTAA
- the Cad96cb gene encoding protocadherin Fat 4-like Cad96Ca isoform X1, translating into MYVVMFEIVDASVDAGTGEGCPWIAMRHNVLRILPILCCTLHFYSGQLIRDARCFLENGATAAHLFVNEDLPVGDTVGVLGVLGDPSPQGDVELRLQEVDSPVAFAAYSKNLSLVRPLDKEGIDGPASVYVNVICERKHTLDPGFVIPVNIRVTDANDNAPQFVNAPYVLNISEVTVVGTRVLQGVRALDADQPGPFSTVQYAVLPGPHSVICLSRKRSATINVPPSSFVNRIRTVSSLQDYFVFVNALEGTLVLRKPLDYESLSNFSVDIRAQDQGNPPKSSTTTLHVNVIDADDQNPSFQSDQYKIVIPRQIKARRVLKVDPAPIKAVDQDAGINAPVKYTIQGGILPFLTLNPETAEVAITRLLYEHELLSPATIVVKATQVDNTDKYALSTIVVSRENDWSVEPTAGGRLPIKFIRRDHHTSIPENTPPGSVLLTTGVNKVDSNLRFWLVGAIEDLERFSITNSGELILKGTLDYERRIHHSFLVRVTDGHHNDTARVNVSVEDVNEWEPRFRHPRYEFHAATLKEGSIVGKLEAADGDRDDKVSLSLRGPDARSFEIRDSGELILRSATTINGSLARLVAVASDSGRPPRSSMIPVIVHIPNTGSLPIAARAAPAWLGSSVLLVAVFGAVLGLLGVIILVLILYIYKHKRPKTSGSVSSVGTVYREKSPVPSALSPTPQVLGANMLQDPLEAPPRGNRREIAHSIEENDEDEDGRGDRDDEEHVDQETVDDADNDETREISNDGNDVENPVFGANNSYNATIKSLSSARQVPLYARHKVAPAPNPPGLSATSNIPNIGGLVQNMNDLSAKSNLNAASRESSNYSGDLPDSLMPAWPVCSVSQRVKKLSWDDDDRTVDSVEVAAETRSRNSQAGNERLNLTVYF; encoded by the exons ATGTATGTAgtaatgtttgaaattgtagaTGCATCGGTGGATGCTGGGACCGGTGAAGGATGTCCTTGGATCGCCATGAGACACAACGTTCTCAGGATCCTGCCAATTCTGTGCTGCACGCTGCACTTCTACAGTGGACAAT TGATCCGTGACGCGCGATGTTTCCTGGAGAACGGTGCCACCGCCGCGCACCTCTTCGTCAACGAAGATCTACCGGTCGGTGACACCGTAGGTGTCCTGGGTGTGTTGGGGGACCCTTCGCCTCAAGGAGACGTCGAACTTAGGCTCCAGGAGGTCGACAGTCCTGTCGCTTTCGCGGCATACTCGAAAAACCTGTCATTGGTCAGACCACTGGATAAAGAGGGCATCGACGGACCTGCCAGCGTCTACGTCAACGTCATTTGCGAGAGGAAACACACTTTGGATCCG GGATTCGTGATACCAGTCAATATTCGCGTGACCGACGCGAACGACAATGCTCCGCAATTCGTTAACGCGCCTTACGTTCTTAACATCTCGGAG GTCACTGTGGTCGGCACGAGGGTTCTGCAAGGAGTACGAGCCCTGGATGCCGATCAACCGGGACCATTTTCAACGGTGCAATACGCTGTCCTGCCCGGACCGCATTCGGTAATTTGTTTATCGCGGAAACGATCGGCAACGATCAACGTTCCACCGAGCTCGTTTGTAAATCGCATTCGAACTGTTTCGTCTTTGCAGGACTACTTCGTGTTCGTGAACGCTTTGGAGGGAACCCTGGTTCTCAGGAAGCCGTTGGATTACGAAAGTCTGTCTAATTTTTCCGTCGATATTCGCGCACAG GATCAAGGGAATCCACCGAAATCATCTACCACAACGCTCCACGTGAACGTCATCGACGCGGACGACCAGAATCCCTCGTTTCAAAGCGATCAGTACAAAATTGTGATCCCTCGACAGATCAAAGCG AGAAGAGTGCTGAAAGTAGATCCAGCTCCGATAAAAGCTGTGGATCAAGATGCGGGGATCAACGCGCCGGTGAAATACACGATCCAAGGCGGAATTCTGCCATTCCTCACTCTAAATCCTGAAACTGCCGAGGTTGCTATCACGCGGCTACTGTACGAGCATGAACTGCTGTCTCCGGCGACGATCGTTGTGAAG GCCACGCAGGTAGACAATACGGACAAGTATGCGCTTTCAACGATAGTGGTATCGCGGGAAAACGATTGGAGCGTGGAACCCACCGCCG GTGGAAGATTGCCTATCAAGTTCATCAGACGGGATCATCACACGAGCATCCCCGAAAACACGCCACCCGGAAGCGTTTTATTAACGACAGGGGTGAACAAAGTGGATTCC AACTTGAGATTCTGGTTGGTTGGAGCGATCGAGGATCTAGAAAGGTTCTCCATCACGAACTCCGGTGAACTGATCTTGAAAGGAACTTTGGACTACGAGAGAAGGATTCATCACAGTTTCCTGGTTCGCGTCACGGACGGTCATCAC AACGACACGGCGCGAGTGAACGTCTCTGTCGAGGACGTAAACGAATGGGAGCCACGGTTTCGACATCCCAGATACGAATTTCACGCAGCAACCTTGAAAGAGGGATCCATTGTCG GGAAGCTGGAAGCCGCCGATGGCGACAGAGACGACAAAGTCAGTTTGTCGCTTCGAGGTCCTGACGCGAG GTCGTTCGAGATTCGGGATAGCGGAGAGCTGATCCTACGATCAGCAACAACGATCAACGGTTCCCTAGCCCGATTGGTAGCCGTGGCTTCCGATTCGGGTCGTCCTCCTAG ATCTAGCATGATCCCGGTGATCGTTCACATACCAAACACTGGATCACTGCCCATCGCTGCGAGAGCTGCGCCAGCCTGGTTGGGCAGCAGCGTTCTCCTGGTTGCAGTGTTTGGCGCTGTTTTGGGTCTTCTGGGAGTGATCATACTCGTTCTAATTTTGTACATATATAAACA TAAGAGGCCAAAGACTAGCGGATCCGTGAGCTCCGTGGGCACCGTGTACAGAGAAAAGTCGCCTGTACCCTCCGCGCTGAGTCCGACCCCCCAGGTACTCGGTGCAAACATGCTCCAAGACCCCCTCGAAGCTCCACCAAGAGGAAATCGTCGCGAGATTGCTCACAGTATCGAGGAgaacgacgaggacgaggatggAAGAGGCGATCGCGACGACGAGGAACACGTCGACCAGGAAACCGTCGACGACGCCGACAACGACGAAACGAGGGAGATCAGCAACGACGGTAACGACGTCGAGAATCCTGTCTTCGGCGCGAACAACTCCTACAACGCCACGATTAAAA GTTTATCGTCGGCCAGACAAGTGCCTCTGTACGCGAGGCACAAAGTGGCACCAGCCCCGAATCCACCCGGTTTATCCGCAACGTCGAACATCCCTAACATCGGCGGTCTAGTGCAAAACATGAACGACCTAAGCGCCAAGTCGAACTTGAACGCAGCTTCTCGCGAATCTTCCAATTATTCCGGAGATCTTCCGGACTCGTTGATGCCAGCCTGGCCCGTTTGCTCCGTCTCCCAGAGGGTTAAAAAACTGTCGTGGGACGACGACGACAGG ACGGTGGACAGCGTGGAAGTTGCGGCTGAAACGAGGTCCAGGAACAGCCAAGCGGGGAACGAACGGCTCAATCTCACCGTGTATTTCTAA
- the Cad96cb gene encoding protocadherin Fat 4-like Cad96Ca isoform X2, with protein sequence MRHNVLRILPILCCTLHFYSGQLIRDARCFLENGATAAHLFVNEDLPVGDTVGVLGVLGDPSPQGDVELRLQEVDSPVAFAAYSKNLSLVRPLDKEGIDGPASVYVNVICERKHTLDPGFVIPVNIRVTDANDNAPQFVNAPYVLNISEVTVVGTRVLQGVRALDADQPGPFSTVQYAVLPGPHSVICLSRKRSATINVPPSSFVNRIRTVSSLQDYFVFVNALEGTLVLRKPLDYESLSNFSVDIRAQDQGNPPKSSTTTLHVNVIDADDQNPSFQSDQYKIVIPRQIKARRVLKVDPAPIKAVDQDAGINAPVKYTIQGGILPFLTLNPETAEVAITRLLYEHELLSPATIVVKATQVDNTDKYALSTIVVSRENDWSVEPTAGGRLPIKFIRRDHHTSIPENTPPGSVLLTTGVNKVDSNLRFWLVGAIEDLERFSITNSGELILKGTLDYERRIHHSFLVRVTDGHHNDTARVNVSVEDVNEWEPRFRHPRYEFHAATLKEGSIVGKLEAADGDRDDKVSLSLRGPDARSFEIRDSGELILRSATTINGSLARLVAVASDSGRPPRSSMIPVIVHIPNTGSLPIAARAAPAWLGSSVLLVAVFGAVLGLLGVIILVLILYIYKHKRPKTSGSVSSVGTVYREKSPVPSALSPTPQVLGANMLQDPLEAPPRGNRREIAHSIEENDEDEDGRGDRDDEEHVDQETVDDADNDETREISNDGNDVENPVFGANNSYNATIKSLSSARQVPLYARHKVAPAPNPPGLSATSNIPNIGGLVQNMNDLSAKSNLNAASRESSNYSGDLPDSLMPAWPVCSVSQRVKKLSWDDDDRTVDSVEVAAETRSRNSQAGNERLNLTVYF encoded by the exons ATGAGACACAACGTTCTCAGGATCCTGCCAATTCTGTGCTGCACGCTGCACTTCTACAGTGGACAAT TGATCCGTGACGCGCGATGTTTCCTGGAGAACGGTGCCACCGCCGCGCACCTCTTCGTCAACGAAGATCTACCGGTCGGTGACACCGTAGGTGTCCTGGGTGTGTTGGGGGACCCTTCGCCTCAAGGAGACGTCGAACTTAGGCTCCAGGAGGTCGACAGTCCTGTCGCTTTCGCGGCATACTCGAAAAACCTGTCATTGGTCAGACCACTGGATAAAGAGGGCATCGACGGACCTGCCAGCGTCTACGTCAACGTCATTTGCGAGAGGAAACACACTTTGGATCCG GGATTCGTGATACCAGTCAATATTCGCGTGACCGACGCGAACGACAATGCTCCGCAATTCGTTAACGCGCCTTACGTTCTTAACATCTCGGAG GTCACTGTGGTCGGCACGAGGGTTCTGCAAGGAGTACGAGCCCTGGATGCCGATCAACCGGGACCATTTTCAACGGTGCAATACGCTGTCCTGCCCGGACCGCATTCGGTAATTTGTTTATCGCGGAAACGATCGGCAACGATCAACGTTCCACCGAGCTCGTTTGTAAATCGCATTCGAACTGTTTCGTCTTTGCAGGACTACTTCGTGTTCGTGAACGCTTTGGAGGGAACCCTGGTTCTCAGGAAGCCGTTGGATTACGAAAGTCTGTCTAATTTTTCCGTCGATATTCGCGCACAG GATCAAGGGAATCCACCGAAATCATCTACCACAACGCTCCACGTGAACGTCATCGACGCGGACGACCAGAATCCCTCGTTTCAAAGCGATCAGTACAAAATTGTGATCCCTCGACAGATCAAAGCG AGAAGAGTGCTGAAAGTAGATCCAGCTCCGATAAAAGCTGTGGATCAAGATGCGGGGATCAACGCGCCGGTGAAATACACGATCCAAGGCGGAATTCTGCCATTCCTCACTCTAAATCCTGAAACTGCCGAGGTTGCTATCACGCGGCTACTGTACGAGCATGAACTGCTGTCTCCGGCGACGATCGTTGTGAAG GCCACGCAGGTAGACAATACGGACAAGTATGCGCTTTCAACGATAGTGGTATCGCGGGAAAACGATTGGAGCGTGGAACCCACCGCCG GTGGAAGATTGCCTATCAAGTTCATCAGACGGGATCATCACACGAGCATCCCCGAAAACACGCCACCCGGAAGCGTTTTATTAACGACAGGGGTGAACAAAGTGGATTCC AACTTGAGATTCTGGTTGGTTGGAGCGATCGAGGATCTAGAAAGGTTCTCCATCACGAACTCCGGTGAACTGATCTTGAAAGGAACTTTGGACTACGAGAGAAGGATTCATCACAGTTTCCTGGTTCGCGTCACGGACGGTCATCAC AACGACACGGCGCGAGTGAACGTCTCTGTCGAGGACGTAAACGAATGGGAGCCACGGTTTCGACATCCCAGATACGAATTTCACGCAGCAACCTTGAAAGAGGGATCCATTGTCG GGAAGCTGGAAGCCGCCGATGGCGACAGAGACGACAAAGTCAGTTTGTCGCTTCGAGGTCCTGACGCGAG GTCGTTCGAGATTCGGGATAGCGGAGAGCTGATCCTACGATCAGCAACAACGATCAACGGTTCCCTAGCCCGATTGGTAGCCGTGGCTTCCGATTCGGGTCGTCCTCCTAG ATCTAGCATGATCCCGGTGATCGTTCACATACCAAACACTGGATCACTGCCCATCGCTGCGAGAGCTGCGCCAGCCTGGTTGGGCAGCAGCGTTCTCCTGGTTGCAGTGTTTGGCGCTGTTTTGGGTCTTCTGGGAGTGATCATACTCGTTCTAATTTTGTACATATATAAACA TAAGAGGCCAAAGACTAGCGGATCCGTGAGCTCCGTGGGCACCGTGTACAGAGAAAAGTCGCCTGTACCCTCCGCGCTGAGTCCGACCCCCCAGGTACTCGGTGCAAACATGCTCCAAGACCCCCTCGAAGCTCCACCAAGAGGAAATCGTCGCGAGATTGCTCACAGTATCGAGGAgaacgacgaggacgaggatggAAGAGGCGATCGCGACGACGAGGAACACGTCGACCAGGAAACCGTCGACGACGCCGACAACGACGAAACGAGGGAGATCAGCAACGACGGTAACGACGTCGAGAATCCTGTCTTCGGCGCGAACAACTCCTACAACGCCACGATTAAAA GTTTATCGTCGGCCAGACAAGTGCCTCTGTACGCGAGGCACAAAGTGGCACCAGCCCCGAATCCACCCGGTTTATCCGCAACGTCGAACATCCCTAACATCGGCGGTCTAGTGCAAAACATGAACGACCTAAGCGCCAAGTCGAACTTGAACGCAGCTTCTCGCGAATCTTCCAATTATTCCGGAGATCTTCCGGACTCGTTGATGCCAGCCTGGCCCGTTTGCTCCGTCTCCCAGAGGGTTAAAAAACTGTCGTGGGACGACGACGACAGG ACGGTGGACAGCGTGGAAGTTGCGGCTGAAACGAGGTCCAGGAACAGCCAAGCGGGGAACGAACGGCTCAATCTCACCGTGTATTTCTAA
- the LOC143360869 gene encoding uncharacterized protein LOC143360869 isoform X1: MKDKASESVRLCLLVLLSLVCSALCDSPSNVSVSDSPGPWSEILENWVVSDSRISRTSKVMKLGDNTLTVSSKISTPNKREVTETDLYLLGAIEKLVYRVDFLENRLRRAEELLYYMISGNTEQKSEYSPCIYAHPFEFRFFSQLPSKVSFYLEPCPANYTKIGLNCYHFSNREFDWKSSASLCRGMGGQLLEFEKDDEKRDVLSSLQTNSKLKGKHFWTGGLNPGLLWIWASSAKPVYQNAKQTVPGDGRCLKLSYNSTSRLYSYHSDDCGARHRYVCKLTTNDESANKIEKTARSLSDGQPST; the protein is encoded by the exons ATGAAGGATAAAGCTTCCGAATCTGTTCGGCTGTGTCTTTTGGTTCTGCTGTCGCTCGTCTGCTCGGCACTCTGTG ATAGTCCGTCGAACGTGTCTGTCAGCGATTCGCCTGGACCATGGTCCGAGATTCTCGAGAATTGGGTAGTCTCCGACTCGAGAATATCGAGAACATCGAAGGTGATGAAACTGGGCGACAATACCTTGACGGTTTCCAGTAAAATATCGACGCCGAACAAGCGAGAAGTCACCGAGACCGATCTGTATCTTCTGG GAGCGATAGAAAAGCTCGTGTACAGAGTTGATTTTTTGGAGAATCGATTGAGAAGAGCGGAGGAGCTGCTCTATTATATGATTTCCGGGAACACCGAACAGAAGAGTGAGTATTCACCCTGCATCTATGCACATCCGTTCgagtttcgtttcttttctcaATTACCATCCAAGGTGTCGTTTTATTTAGAGCCGTGTCCAGCGAATTACACGAAAATCGGCCTGAATTGCTACCACTTCAGCAACCGCGAATTCGACTGGAAATCGTCGGCGAGTCTCTGTCGCGGAATGGGCGGCCAATTGCTGGAATTCGAGAAGGACGACGAGAAACGGGACGTGCTTAGCAGTCTGCAGACAAACTCAAAGTTGAAAGGGAAACATTTCTGGACCGGAGGATTGAATCCCGGTCTTTTGTGGATTTGGGCGAGCAGCGCGAAGCCGGTTTATCAGAACGCGAAGCAGACCGTCCCCGGCGACGGCAG GTGTCTGAAGCTGTCTTACAATTCAACGTCCCGGCTGTACTCGTATCACAGCGACGATTGCGGGGCAAGGCATAGATACGTTTGTAAATTGACAACGAACGACGAGTCGgccaacaaaattgaaaaaacagCTAGATCGCTGAGCGATGGGCAGCCTTCAACGTAG
- the LOC143360869 gene encoding CD209 antigen-like protein A isoform X2, with protein sequence MKDKASESVRLCLLVLLSLVCSALCDSPSNVSVSDSPGPWSEILENWVVSDSRISRTSKVMKLGDNTLTVSSKISTPNKREVTETDLYLLGAIEKLVYRVDFLENRLRRAEELLYYMISGNTEQKKPCPANYTKIGLNCYHFSNREFDWKSSASLCRGMGGQLLEFEKDDEKRDVLSSLQTNSKLKGKHFWTGGLNPGLLWIWASSAKPVYQNAKQTVPGDGRCLKLSYNSTSRLYSYHSDDCGARHRYVCKLTTNDESANKIEKTARSLSDGQPST encoded by the exons ATGAAGGATAAAGCTTCCGAATCTGTTCGGCTGTGTCTTTTGGTTCTGCTGTCGCTCGTCTGCTCGGCACTCTGTG ATAGTCCGTCGAACGTGTCTGTCAGCGATTCGCCTGGACCATGGTCCGAGATTCTCGAGAATTGGGTAGTCTCCGACTCGAGAATATCGAGAACATCGAAGGTGATGAAACTGGGCGACAATACCTTGACGGTTTCCAGTAAAATATCGACGCCGAACAAGCGAGAAGTCACCGAGACCGATCTGTATCTTCTGG GAGCGATAGAAAAGCTCGTGTACAGAGTTGATTTTTTGGAGAATCGATTGAGAAGAGCGGAGGAGCTGCTCTATTATATGATTTCCGGGAACACCGAACAGAAGA AGCCGTGTCCAGCGAATTACACGAAAATCGGCCTGAATTGCTACCACTTCAGCAACCGCGAATTCGACTGGAAATCGTCGGCGAGTCTCTGTCGCGGAATGGGCGGCCAATTGCTGGAATTCGAGAAGGACGACGAGAAACGGGACGTGCTTAGCAGTCTGCAGACAAACTCAAAGTTGAAAGGGAAACATTTCTGGACCGGAGGATTGAATCCCGGTCTTTTGTGGATTTGGGCGAGCAGCGCGAAGCCGGTTTATCAGAACGCGAAGCAGACCGTCCCCGGCGACGGCAG GTGTCTGAAGCTGTCTTACAATTCAACGTCCCGGCTGTACTCGTATCACAGCGACGATTGCGGGGCAAGGCATAGATACGTTTGTAAATTGACAACGAACGACGAGTCGgccaacaaaattgaaaaaacagCTAGATCGCTGAGCGATGGGCAGCCTTCAACGTAG